In a single window of the Candidatus Nanosynbacter featherlites genome:
- a CDS encoding LiaI-LiaF-like domain-containing protein: MKKNFLVRAFFGITIVALGGVLLLRNLEIIKFDSWNVFWGTVWAAGLVLAGLMTIVSSQKLLARAWGLLLMAAGVSIGLNAYGVIDVSIWKLFWPVVLIAVGLMMVFSIGSGGRKRAEKLAADDRENEKVAIFYGEESRVRGEYTGGSATAIFGGVELDLRQAKIKDGAVIDVFTFCGGITISLPDDVIVKNEVRGVFGGSDDKTVPKPSAKKTIYLKGECVLGGLEIK; this comes from the coding sequence ATGAAGAAAAACTTTCTTGTCAGAGCGTTTTTTGGTATCACCATTGTAGCGCTCGGCGGGGTTCTGTTACTGAGGAATCTCGAGATCATCAAGTTTGATAGCTGGAACGTGTTCTGGGGGACCGTTTGGGCAGCCGGACTGGTCCTGGCGGGGTTGATGACAATAGTAAGCTCCCAGAAGCTGCTAGCGCGGGCCTGGGGGCTGCTCCTGATGGCTGCTGGTGTGTCAATTGGACTGAATGCGTATGGCGTCATTGATGTTAGTATTTGGAAACTGTTCTGGCCGGTGGTGTTGATTGCTGTTGGTCTGATGATGGTGTTTAGTATTGGATCTGGAGGTCGCAAGCGGGCTGAAAAATTAGCCGCTGATGACCGCGAAAATGAGAAAGTTGCAATTTTTTATGGTGAAGAGTCACGAGTGAGGGGTGAGTATACTGGTGGTTCAGCAACGGCGATATTCGGCGGTGTAGAGTTGGATTTGCGCCAGGCGAAGATCAAGGATGGCGCGGTCATTGACGTCTTTACCTTTTGCGGCGGTATTACTATTAGTTTGCCTGATGATGTGATTGTTAAGAACGAGGTACGTGGTGTGTTCGGCGGCAGTGATGATAAAACTGTACCAAAACCTTCTGCTAAAAAGACAATCTACCTGAAGGGCGAATGTGTCCTGGGCGGTTTGGAAATTAAATAA
- the rplU gene encoding 50S ribosomal protein L21 translates to MKAVVKISGKQYIVSEKESLLVDLLPEGTKELTLDALLVIDGDKTKVGTPTVKGVVVKAKVVEAEVKGDKIRVIRYKSKKRVHKETGHRQKYAKIQIASIK, encoded by the coding sequence ATGAAAGCAGTCGTAAAAATCTCTGGCAAGCAATACATTGTCAGCGAAAAAGAGTCCCTCTTGGTGGATCTCCTCCCTGAAGGCACAAAAGAACTCACTCTCGACGCACTTTTAGTGATTGATGGTGATAAAACAAAAGTCGGTACGCCAACCGTCAAAGGTGTGGTGGTGAAGGCAAAGGTCGTTGAAGCAGAAGTTAAGGGCGACAAAATCCGCGTTATCCGCTACAAGAGCAAGAAACGTGTGCACAAAGAAACTGGTCATCGCCAGAAGTACGCCAAAATTCAGATTGCATCAATCAAATAG
- a CDS encoding NADAR family protein: MTKIKQFRDPQLVTDGSIVGFYPREFYVLDNFASFQVDWCGRRWPTSEHAYQAAHFFDTAPELAEQIFQARSAHEAYKIAKANADKAPHDWDEIKVDIMEEIVRAKCEQNPYVKQKLLETLDEEIVEDSPKDAFWGWGENRDGRNELGKIWMRLRDELNSETHEMNTNQGGNQ; the protein is encoded by the coding sequence ATGACAAAGATTAAGCAATTTAGAGATCCGCAACTCGTCACTGACGGGTCAATTGTGGGATTTTATCCACGAGAGTTTTATGTGCTTGATAATTTTGCGAGTTTTCAAGTTGACTGGTGCGGGCGTCGTTGGCCGACGAGTGAGCATGCGTATCAGGCAGCGCACTTTTTTGACACGGCGCCAGAGTTGGCGGAGCAGATTTTTCAGGCGCGCTCTGCGCATGAGGCATATAAAATTGCCAAGGCAAATGCAGACAAGGCACCTCATGATTGGGATGAGATAAAAGTCGACATTATGGAAGAAATCGTCCGCGCCAAATGTGAGCAAAACCCATACGTTAAGCAAAAATTACTTGAGACGTTGGATGAGGAGATTGTCGAGGATTCGCCAAAGGATGCTTTCTGGGGTTGGGGTGAAAACCGCGATGGTCGCAATGAGCTGGGCAAAATTTGGATGAGATTACGAGATGAGTTAAATAGTGAAACGCATGAAATGAATACAAATCAAGGAGGAAACCAATGA
- a CDS encoding sugar phosphate nucleotidyltransferase, whose amino-acid sequence MITKAIIPVAGWGTRMLPITKSIEKCMLPVGTRPVVDYIVQDIVRAGVKDIYFVVGEQSTQVQSYYRSNIQLNDYLRRAGKQDKLALVAPLRDVRIHFLTQPSTGGYGTSIPVGLASEFIEPGESAFVVMGDQFFWRSDGGSNAADLAELVKARGLSAGLLGNPVEEAFIPHTGIIETDEQGNFVRIIEKPKLEDAPSNLNNSSFYVLNKEIFELARTLPANPQRGEFELTDAINAYIASGGVIAVGEAKGDYMECGSPSGWLRANNAMAELQKN is encoded by the coding sequence ATGATCACTAAAGCTATCATCCCGGTTGCTGGTTGGGGCACGCGGATGCTGCCGATTACCAAATCAATCGAAAAATGTATGTTGCCAGTGGGGACGCGTCCGGTGGTTGATTACATTGTGCAGGATATTGTTCGGGCGGGCGTGAAGGATATTTATTTCGTGGTTGGTGAGCAAAGCACTCAGGTGCAGAGCTACTACCGGTCAAATATCCAGCTGAATGATTATTTGCGGCGCGCTGGTAAACAGGACAAATTAGCTCTGGTAGCGCCGCTCCGTGACGTGCGAATACATTTTTTAACCCAGCCAAGTACTGGGGGTTATGGCACGAGCATCCCAGTGGGGTTGGCTAGCGAATTTATTGAGCCAGGCGAATCGGCCTTTGTAGTAATGGGTGACCAATTTTTCTGGCGCAGCGACGGTGGCTCAAATGCCGCAGACTTGGCAGAGCTGGTGAAAGCTCGCGGATTGTCGGCTGGGCTATTAGGCAATCCTGTTGAGGAAGCCTTTATTCCGCACACTGGCATCATTGAGACTGATGAGCAAGGCAATTTTGTGCGCATCATTGAAAAGCCAAAGCTGGAAGACGCACCGAGTAACCTCAACAATTCAAGCTTTTACGTTCTTAATAAAGAAATTTTTGAGTTAGCGCGGACATTGCCCGCTAATCCGCAGCGCGGTGAATTTGAGCTGACTGACGCCATCAACGCGTACATTGCCAGTGGTGGCGTCATCGCGGTGGGCGAGGCTAAGGGTGACTATATGGAATGTGGCTCGCCGAGTGGTTGGCTACGTGCCAATAATGCCATGGCTGAGCTGCAGAAAAACTAG
- a CDS encoding ParA family protein: MTKIIAVTNQKGGVGKTTTSVNVAYYLAKSGKKTLLIDFDPQGNATSGLGIDKSNLSRTMTEVITGQATLQSAIIQTEYKNLALAPSTPHLANTEVELAQAEGRFIRLRRAINNLQGYYDYIIIDSPPSLSLLTVNGLIAANYILLPVQAEFYALEGLGQLLETMKLIRKGLNPQLDLLGVLPTMMDSRTTLSTQVHEEIKKHFPDRVFQTTIPRNIRLAEAPSHGLPVGAYDRFSKGARAYKALTKEIIGRIG; this comes from the coding sequence ATGACAAAAATCATTGCGGTGACAAATCAAAAGGGTGGCGTTGGTAAAACAACGACAAGTGTTAATGTTGCGTATTATTTGGCAAAAAGTGGTAAGAAGACCTTGCTGATAGATTTTGACCCTCAGGGCAACGCGACCAGTGGTCTGGGGATTGATAAATCTAATCTATCACGCACTATGACCGAAGTCATTACCGGCCAGGCGACGCTTCAAAGTGCCATCATCCAAACAGAATATAAAAATCTAGCGTTGGCTCCGTCTACGCCGCATTTGGCAAATACTGAGGTCGAGTTGGCGCAGGCTGAGGGTCGGTTCATCAGGCTGCGACGGGCTATCAACAATCTACAGGGGTATTATGATTACATCATCATCGATAGTCCGCCAAGTTTGAGCCTGCTGACGGTTAATGGTTTGATTGCGGCAAACTATATTCTGTTGCCAGTTCAAGCAGAGTTTTACGCACTGGAGGGGCTTGGACAGCTACTCGAAACCATGAAATTGATACGCAAAGGACTCAACCCTCAACTAGACCTGTTGGGTGTGCTGCCAACCATGATGGACAGTCGTACAACGCTGTCAACACAGGTTCATGAGGAGATCAAGAAGCATTTCCCAGATCGGGTTTTTCAAACCACCATTCCACGGAATATTCGCTTAGCGGAGGCGCCAAGCCATGGATTGCCGGTGGGCGCGTATGACCGCTTCTCCAAGGGTGCACGAGCATATAAGGCATTGACCAAGGAAATCATAGGGAGGATTGGCTGA
- a CDS encoding vitamin K epoxide reductase family protein — protein sequence MFKKVREWLFHEDLKRRHLSALALLVGSALGLLASLALSIESLILAKNSEAVLSCDLNSALSCSAVANHWSAAILGFPNSFIGLATLPVMITIAVALLAGTKFPKWFMQCAQVGVIAGLLFALWMFGMSYLVIGALCPWCLTLDLGMILIFFGMTRYNVLAKNIPGEILGKFVNRGYDALFAAVLVVLTVMAIIAKFGDQLF from the coding sequence ATGTTTAAGAAAGTGCGAGAGTGGTTATTTCATGAGGACTTGAAGCGGCGACATCTGTCGGCACTGGCGTTGTTGGTCGGAAGCGCATTAGGATTATTGGCATCACTGGCTTTGTCAATCGAATCTTTAATATTAGCCAAAAACTCAGAAGCGGTTCTTAGTTGTGACTTAAACTCAGCGCTGAGTTGTTCGGCGGTTGCCAACCATTGGTCTGCAGCGATTTTGGGCTTTCCGAACAGCTTTATTGGCCTGGCGACCTTACCGGTGATGATTACCATCGCCGTTGCCCTGTTGGCAGGGACAAAGTTTCCGAAATGGTTTATGCAATGCGCGCAAGTCGGGGTGATTGCGGGGCTTCTCTTTGCTCTGTGGATGTTTGGCATGAGCTATTTGGTGATTGGTGCGCTTTGCCCGTGGTGTCTAACGTTGGATCTTGGCATGATTTTAATTTTCTTTGGCATGACGCGGTACAATGTTTTGGCCAAGAATATACCTGGCGAGATCCTGGGCAAATTCGTTAACCGTGGGTATGATGCGTTGTTTGCAGCGGTCTTGGTGGTCCTCACGGTGATGGCAATAATTGCTAAGTTTGGTGATCAGTTATTCTAG
- the nrdR gene encoding transcriptional regulator NrdR, with the protein MGAVNIGDSRVLESREVAGGMAIRRRRETADGRRFTTYERIEKPNLAVLKKSGRRELFDRFKLSSAVHQSVGKFFKSEEEVEQIVSAVEDALYALGESEVPSKQIGDAVLDALADRNEVAYVRFASVYYDFKTLDEFEKILAQQREKRD; encoded by the coding sequence ATGGGAGCAGTAAATATTGGTGATAGTCGGGTGCTTGAGTCGCGTGAAGTTGCTGGCGGTATGGCAATTCGCCGCCGCAGAGAAACGGCTGATGGTAGGAGATTTACGACGTACGAGCGGATTGAAAAACCAAACTTAGCAGTACTCAAAAAGAGCGGACGCCGCGAACTGTTTGACCGGTTTAAGTTGTCTTCAGCGGTACATCAATCAGTTGGTAAGTTTTTCAAGTCAGAAGAAGAGGTTGAGCAAATTGTCAGCGCCGTTGAAGACGCGTTGTATGCACTGGGAGAATCTGAAGTGCCATCAAAGCAGATTGGTGATGCGGTTTTGGACGCTTTGGCTGATCGTAATGAGGTGGCGTATGTTCGATTTGCCAGCGTGTATTATGACTTCAAGACATTGGACGAATTTGAGAAAATTTTAGCTCAGCAACGAGAGAAAAGGGATTAG
- a CDS encoding ParB/RepB/Spo0J family partition protein, which produces MKKGLGRSFDSLIPTNLIDESFDPTAKQDGRLSQLKQLPIEQVMADPDQPRRMFDEEALDELSESIKIHGILQPLVVTGKAGAYVIVAGERRWRAAQRAGLTEVPALVRTLSGQHRLELSLIENLQRRDLNPLETATAYAKLRDQFNLTLDEIGKRVGGKSVSAISNTMRLLKLPKAVQEAVFSYKITEGQARPLINVPQEVAEELLGKIITEGWSARRIEQAIVLWKESKNNPFEKRRPVEIPHEEVVQNLTKKLNSKIKIRTNTRGAGQIIIPFKNAVDFERIHQLLKK; this is translated from the coding sequence ATGAAAAAAGGATTGGGCCGTAGTTTTGATTCACTCATTCCGACGAATCTGATTGATGAGTCATTTGATCCAACTGCCAAGCAAGACGGCAGGCTCAGTCAGCTCAAACAACTGCCAATTGAGCAAGTCATGGCTGACCCTGACCAGCCTCGTCGGATGTTTGACGAAGAGGCGCTTGACGAGTTGTCTGAGTCGATAAAGATTCATGGTATTTTGCAGCCACTGGTAGTGACAGGCAAGGCGGGCGCCTATGTGATCGTTGCGGGTGAGCGTCGTTGGCGCGCCGCCCAGAGGGCTGGCTTAACGGAGGTGCCAGCGTTAGTGCGCACCTTGAGTGGTCAGCATCGTTTGGAACTATCTTTGATTGAAAACTTGCAGCGCCGCGATCTCAACCCTTTGGAAACTGCCACGGCGTACGCTAAGCTGCGCGATCAGTTCAACTTGACACTGGATGAAATAGGCAAGCGAGTTGGCGGCAAGTCAGTCAGTGCCATTTCCAATACTATGCGCCTTCTGAAGCTGCCAAAGGCCGTCCAAGAAGCTGTTTTTAGCTATAAAATTACTGAAGGCCAGGCCCGACCATTGATTAATGTGCCTCAAGAAGTGGCAGAAGAGCTGCTGGGAAAAATCATCACCGAGGGGTGGTCCGCTCGCCGCATTGAGCAGGCGATAGTCCTTTGGAAAGAGTCCAAAAACAATCCATTTGAAAAGCGCCGTCCAGTTGAAATTCCTCATGAGGAAGTGGTGCAAAATTTGACTAAGAAACTTAACTCCAAGATTAAAATTCGCACCAATACTCGTGGCGCCGGACAAATCATCATACCATTCAAAAATGCTGTTGATTTTGAACGCATTCATCAACTGCTGAAAAAGTAG
- a CDS encoding class I tRNA ligase family protein, with product MNFKHGTRRRAAEYEKDWVQRWKDDQTFEKSVAQRPADNAYVFYDGPPFITGVPHHGTLLSSIVKDAVPRYWTMKGKHVERRWGWDCHGLPAENFVEKQLNITDRRQIVTSSDQPAPLDKDGNPLPTISLEKYITKARESMVANSETWQGVIDRIGRWVDFTGAYRTMDKDFMESVWWAFKQLYEAGKIYEGEKVLMYDTKFATPVSKAEVTMDNDAYQTVTDPSVYVKFKLKDGKTSHKIVLSEHSKVLFVCNANAARSQMAQGFYNHYSGSQNADSAGLNPEKKWGEAPTLSDFETMSRKPARSSETMQEVGIDITGHKRQLLTADKLGDYDLIVNLAEKSQTPDWLRGDNIIWWDVADPRNESVEKNRIARDEIEQRVKQLLNGEIVDDAQKPAGFDECERSYVGALLVDTNGKLIAQQRDDKSGITNPGMVSLFGGTSHEGESPIETLRRELQEELELEVSSNNLLLQTVKHENGTNVACSIYIVTGVDAEKLELHEGAGFAMGTPEELLSRPVTAVTQQAIEAFVEAQDSVSVLAWTTTPWTLPANLMLAVNPEMTYCEVLVGGEKLIIAEEALGRTLQDEKHHPLDYKVLRTFPGSELVGKKYQPLDTGSTWPENDKIHTIYAADFVSHESGTGIVHIAPAYGEDDFDLAKRHGISAFHVIDDNGYYTDSNYKGLEVWDNNKFIAKDLKEKGAVWKIEYIRHEYPFNPRSKQRIMYRAIPSWFFDIQGQKPLMLEQNEHINWFPSHLKHGRFAKNIEQAPDWNLSRDRFWATAMPVWKGDRGTVKVVGSYAELKELSGVELDDYHRPWVDDITFEIDGEKFTRIDKVLDCWFESGSMPFAQLHYPFENQAKFEQNYPADFIVEYIGQVRAWFYYVHAVNAALAEIGAFGQAGAQHKNAYSNVITTGVVAGNDGRKMSKSLGNFTDPNELMDKFSADSLRFLLLSSPLLNGEDFALHDKDVGDVARKLSMIWNMYDFFTMYAEVDGWEYDGELKDPLGELTNPLDIWIVSRLHQLVAEVERHMDTYNIPDALSPILPFLDDASNWYVRRSRRRFWKSEDDGDKNDAYRTLHYVLVRLSYILAPFTPFLAEELYRNLTGDNESIHLKDWLPAGEVNRAILRDMNALRVAVNDGLSKRAAEGIKVRQPLASTKLVSTISQNTSEEVAQFLVDIARDELNVKSVEVAIGSGLEANESSAQPSVVYDFVITPELKREGLVREVIRHVQSARKKAGLQVDDRIMLQLTTDDEQLRQAIDEHAELIAAETLATFGQSDAYSTTVAIESAELQITLQRQ from the coding sequence ATGAACTTCAAACACGGGACACGCCGCCGAGCGGCAGAATATGAGAAGGACTGGGTACAGCGCTGGAAGGACGACCAGACGTTTGAAAAGTCAGTGGCGCAGCGGCCGGCAGATAATGCCTACGTTTTTTATGATGGGCCGCCGTTTATCACTGGCGTGCCGCACCACGGTACACTGCTCAGTAGTATCGTCAAGGATGCGGTGCCGCGTTACTGGACGATGAAGGGCAAGCACGTGGAGCGCCGCTGGGGCTGGGACTGCCACGGACTACCGGCAGAAAATTTCGTCGAAAAGCAGCTGAATATTACCGACCGGCGGCAGATTGTGACGAGTAGCGACCAGCCAGCGCCGCTGGATAAAGACGGTAATCCTTTGCCGACCATCAGCCTGGAAAAATACATCACCAAGGCACGCGAGAGTATGGTGGCGAATAGCGAGACGTGGCAGGGTGTGATCGACCGGATTGGCCGCTGGGTGGACTTTACGGGCGCTTACCGCACCATGGATAAGGACTTTATGGAGAGCGTTTGGTGGGCCTTTAAACAGCTGTATGAGGCTGGCAAAATCTACGAAGGCGAAAAGGTGCTGATGTATGACACCAAGTTCGCCACCCCTGTCAGCAAGGCCGAAGTAACCATGGACAACGACGCCTACCAGACGGTGACCGACCCGAGTGTGTATGTGAAGTTTAAGTTAAAAGACGGTAAGACGAGCCACAAAATAGTATTAAGTGAACACTCAAAAGTCTTGTTTGTATGTAATGCAAATGCTGCTCGCTCGCAGATGGCGCAGGGATTTTATAACCACTATTCTGGCTCTCAAAATGCCGATTCTGCTGGGTTGAACCCAGAGAAAAAATGGGGCGAAGCTCCAACATTGAGTGATTTTGAAACTATGAGCCGCAAGCCAGCCAGAAGTAGTGAGACGATGCAAGAAGTGGGTATTGACATCACTGGACATAAGCGGCAGCTGCTCACCGCCGATAAGCTGGGTGATTATGATTTGATCGTTAATCTAGCGGAGAAATCCCAGACACCGGACTGGCTCAGGGGTGATAATATTATTTGGTGGGATGTGGCTGATCCACGTAATGAGAGTGTAGAAAAAAATCGGATAGCGCGTGATGAAATTGAGCAGCGAGTAAAGCAACTTTTGAACGGTGAAATAGTTGATGATGCACAAAAGCCAGCAGGCTTTGACGAATGCGAGAGGAGTTATGTTGGCGCTTTGTTGGTGGATACAAATGGCAAACTCATTGCACAACAACGAGACGATAAGTCAGGAATCACAAACCCAGGCATGGTGAGCCTCTTTGGTGGGACGAGCCACGAGGGCGAGTCGCCAATTGAGACGCTACGCCGTGAGCTTCAGGAGGAGCTTGAACTTGAAGTAAGCTCGAATAATCTTTTGCTGCAAACTGTCAAGCACGAAAATGGAACAAATGTTGCATGTTCCATCTATATTGTGACTGGTGTTGATGCTGAGAAGCTAGAATTACATGAGGGTGCAGGATTTGCTATGGGTACGCCAGAAGAGCTGCTGAGCCGCCCTGTGACAGCCGTGACTCAGCAGGCGATTGAAGCGTTTGTTGAAGCTCAAGATTCTGTATCTGTCCTGGCCTGGACCACTACCCCGTGGACGCTCCCAGCCAACCTGATGCTGGCGGTTAATCCGGAGATGACGTACTGCGAAGTGCTGGTGGGGGGTGAGAAGCTAATCATCGCTGAGGAAGCGTTGGGACGCACCCTGCAGGACGAAAAGCACCATCCACTAGATTACAAAGTATTGCGCACATTCCCCGGCAGTGAATTGGTCGGCAAGAAATACCAGCCGCTCGATACGGGCTCGACTTGGCCAGAAAATGACAAGATCCACACCATTTACGCGGCGGATTTCGTCTCGCACGAGTCGGGTACGGGCATCGTGCACATTGCGCCGGCCTATGGTGAGGACGACTTTGATCTGGCCAAGCGCCACGGCATCAGCGCCTTTCACGTCATCGACGATAATGGCTACTACACCGATAGCAATTACAAAGGCCTGGAGGTGTGGGATAACAACAAATTCATCGCCAAAGACCTGAAGGAAAAGGGCGCGGTGTGGAAAATCGAGTACATTCGCCACGAATATCCGTTCAACCCGCGTAGCAAGCAGCGCATCATGTACCGGGCGATTCCGTCGTGGTTCTTTGACATCCAGGGGCAAAAGCCGCTGATGCTGGAGCAGAACGAGCATATCAATTGGTTCCCGAGCCACCTGAAGCATGGCCGCTTTGCCAAAAATATCGAGCAAGCACCAGACTGGAACCTCAGCCGTGACCGCTTCTGGGCGACGGCCATGCCAGTGTGGAAGGGCGACCGGGGTACGGTCAAGGTGGTCGGCTCGTACGCGGAGCTCAAGGAGCTGAGCGGCGTGGAACTGGATGATTACCACCGCCCGTGGGTGGATGATATCACCTTTGAAATTGACGGCGAGAAATTTACGCGCATTGACAAGGTACTGGACTGTTGGTTTGAGTCAGGTTCGATGCCGTTTGCCCAGCTGCATTATCCGTTTGAAAATCAGGCCAAGTTTGAGCAGAACTACCCAGCGGACTTCATCGTTGAGTACATCGGCCAGGTGCGGGCGTGGTTCTACTATGTGCATGCCGTCAACGCCGCTTTGGCAGAAATCGGTGCCTTTGGCCAGGCTGGCGCGCAGCACAAAAACGCCTACAGTAACGTCATCACCACCGGTGTAGTGGCGGGCAATGACGGCCGCAAGATGAGCAAGTCCTTAGGTAACTTTACCGACCCGAACGAGCTGATGGATAAGTTTAGTGCCGATAGTTTACGCTTCTTGCTGCTGAGTAGTCCGCTACTGAACGGTGAAGACTTTGCCTTGCACGATAAGGACGTTGGTGACGTGGCGCGTAAGCTCAGTATGATCTGGAATATGTATGATTTCTTCACCATGTACGCGGAAGTTGATGGCTGGGAATATGATGGTGAATTGAAAGATCCGCTGGGCGAGTTGACGAATCCGCTGGATATTTGGATCGTCAGTCGGCTGCATCAGCTAGTGGCAGAAGTTGAGCGCCACATGGATACCTACAATATCCCCGATGCGCTGAGCCCGATTTTGCCATTCCTGGATGACGCCAGCAACTGGTACGTCCGCCGCAGTCGCCGCCGCTTCTGGAAGTCGGAAGATGATGGCGACAAGAATGATGCTTACCGTACGCTACATTATGTGCTAGTGCGCCTGAGCTACATCTTGGCGCCATTTACGCCGTTTTTGGCTGAGGAGTTGTATCGCAATTTGACGGGCGATAATGAATCGATTCACTTGAAGGATTGGTTGCCGGCGGGTGAAGTCAATAGAGCAATATTGCGCGATATGAACGCACTGCGTGTTGCCGTGAACGACGGTTTATCGAAGCGTGCCGCAGAGGGAATCAAGGTTCGTCAGCCGCTTGCTTCCACGAAACTTGTTAGCACTATTTCTCAGAATACATCAGAGGAAGTCGCGCAGTTCTTGGTTGATATTGCGCGAGACGAGTTGAACGTTAAATCAGTAGAAGTTGCTATTGGTTCAGGGCTCGAAGCTAATGAATCATCAGCACAACCAAGCGTTGTCTATGATTTCGTCATTACTCCTGAACTGAAGCGCGAAGGATTAGTGCGTGAGGTTATTCGCCACGTCCAAAGCGCGCGCAAAAAAGCGGGGCTACAGGTGGATGATCGGATTATGCTGCAGCTGACGACGGATGACGAGCAGCTTCGCCAAGCAATTGATGAGCACGCTGAGCTAATTGCCGCTGAGACATTGGCGACTTTTGGGCAAAGTGACGCGTATTCGACCACAGTTGCGATAGAAAGTGCAGAGCTGCAGATTACACTTCAGCGCCAGTAA
- a CDS encoding TIM44-like domain-containing protein, translating into MFVLEIMPLLARAGGGGSSSGGGSGGGGIFALPAVVAAGVAGFVRSKTGSKAAGVAVGMAAGTAVSLLYLWGGTFAFIVAMISTVIGAFGGAWADKLGRFRKGSAAAQRSVQQAAASDAAWSPERLTEYAASIFGKFQHDWQQMDVASIRTYTTQRYANHISLMLYALQQMGRANHMSNIRIKEIIITSAHDDANDQQDRVSFGILAQANDQLIDTTSGDVLTATTEEFGEQWNFVRHENTWLLDSIDQATEEESMLVRSLRQFAADNRMYFSPDWGNLLLPTRGQLFKVGFKNADINNHIIGFWTGDLLVQLYTYRTKEDESGDQYVVGQINLPKSYGGILVERRGKLLSRLKAPRGYNKVSLEWGDFNKRYQVYATDENQVTSFELLNPSFMAWLYDQDIKVNIEVVDNVVYLYAKLSANEQRYEAMLEILKRSHKELKM; encoded by the coding sequence ATGTTTGTACTTGAAATAATGCCGCTATTGGCACGAGCAGGCGGCGGTGGAAGTAGTTCTGGTGGTGGCTCTGGCGGTGGCGGAATTTTTGCCCTGCCGGCAGTCGTAGCTGCTGGTGTGGCTGGCTTTGTTCGCTCAAAAACAGGTTCCAAGGCTGCTGGTGTGGCAGTGGGTATGGCGGCTGGAACCGCGGTTAGCTTGTTATATCTTTGGGGTGGTACATTCGCTTTCATCGTGGCGATGATATCTACCGTCATCGGTGCGTTTGGTGGTGCGTGGGCTGATAAGCTAGGTCGGTTCCGAAAGGGCAGTGCAGCGGCACAGCGGTCCGTACAGCAGGCAGCGGCTTCGGACGCGGCGTGGAGCCCAGAGCGATTAACAGAGTATGCTGCGTCAATTTTTGGCAAGTTCCAGCACGACTGGCAGCAAATGGACGTAGCATCAATTCGAACTTACACCACACAGCGATATGCAAATCACATCAGCTTGATGCTATACGCCCTGCAACAGATGGGTCGAGCAAATCACATGAGCAATATTCGCATCAAGGAAATTATCATCACGTCTGCCCATGATGATGCTAATGACCAGCAAGATCGTGTCAGTTTTGGTATTCTGGCTCAGGCAAATGATCAATTGATTGACACAACAAGCGGTGATGTTTTGACGGCAACAACAGAGGAATTTGGTGAACAGTGGAACTTTGTGCGCCACGAAAACACTTGGCTACTAGACAGTATCGATCAAGCGACCGAAGAGGAGAGCATGTTAGTTCGGTCTTTGAGACAATTTGCCGCCGACAACAGGATGTACTTTAGTCCAGACTGGGGTAATTTGTTGCTGCCCACCAGGGGCCAATTGTTCAAAGTTGGCTTTAAAAATGCGGATATCAACAACCATATCATTGGTTTTTGGACAGGTGATCTGCTGGTTCAGCTGTATACCTATCGTACTAAAGAAGACGAGTCAGGCGACCAATACGTGGTTGGGCAAATCAATCTGCCAAAATCATATGGTGGAATTTTAGTGGAGCGGCGTGGTAAACTCCTATCGCGCTTGAAAGCCCCGCGTGGATATAACAAAGTGTCTTTGGAATGGGGCGATTTCAATAAACGTTATCAAGTGTATGCGACTGACGAAAATCAAGTGACAAGTTTTGAGCTGCTCAACCCATCTTTTATGGCGTGGCTATACGACCAAGATATTAAAGTGAACATTGAAGTGGTTGATAATGTCGTGTATCTCTATGCAAAATTGAGCGCCAATGAGCAGCGTTACGAAGCGATGCTGGAAATCCTGAAACGAAGTCACAAAGAACTAAAAATGTAA